CCAGGACGAATAGCGCGCAAATCGGGGCACGGAGATTGCATTTAACTCCGCGCCGTGGAGTCCCAGTCCCGGAAAATCATGCAACCTGCAACGGATGACCTTGCAGGCAACGAGCTGTTCTTTGCCACCCTCCAGGAAATTACCAGCCTGATCAATGGCGGGAGGGCGCAGGAGACCATCTTCGAGTCGGTCTTGAGCTGCGCGCTCCAGATGCTCCACGCCCAGGCGGTCTTCCTCATCACGGTGGACGGCGGTCGGATTCGGAAGTTCGCGCGCCGCGTCTCCCCGGATGGTCAGCTCCACAACCTCGAGCGCTACGAGCTGCCGAATCACGCCGGAATCTCGCGCTGGGTGCTCCTCGAGGGCCAGCCGGTGCACGTGCCGGACGTCGGCACGGATCCGCGGTACCACCCGAGCGTCGACTCCCTACCGGGCCTGCGGACGTCGGCGGTCCTGGCCGCGCCCCTCAAGGTAAGGGACGCGGTCCTCGGCGTGCTGGTGGCGGTGAACCGGGTCCAGTCGACGCCGTTCGATATGCGCCATCTTCGCGTTCTCTCGCTCCTCGCGAACCAGACCGCGATCGCGATCGAGAACGGGAAGCTCTATCGGCGCGCGGAACAGCTGGCGGTGACCGACGACTTGACCCAGGTCTACAACTACCGATTCCTGAAAATGGCGCTCCGGCGCGAAGTGAAGCGCGCGGCCCGATTCAGTCAGCGGTTCTCCGTGCTGATGATCGACGTGGACAATCTGAAACGCTACAACGACCAGAACGGGCATCTGCGGGGGAGCGAGGTGCTCCGCCAGGTCGCCCAGATCCTGGTGCGGGAGGCGCGCTCGATCGACCTGGTGGCCAAGTACGGCGGGGACGAGTTTGTCGTCATCCTTCCGCAGACGCTGCGGGACGGCGCCCACGTGCTCGCCGAGCGGGTGAAGCAGTCGGTCGAGTCGACCGCGTTTCCCCTCGTGCTCCCCGGCGTGATCACGGTCAGCCTCGGCGTCGCGACCTACCCCGAGAACGGCTTTACCGCGGGGGAGCTTTTGGAAGCAGCCGACCTCGGCCTTTATTCCGCGAAGCAGGCCGGCAAGAACCAGGTCGCGGCCGCGCCAGAGATCCCCGCAGGCACGGCCCGCGCCAAGATGGAGGGTTCGAACAGCCCCGAGGAGGGGGACGGGGAATCGTTTTGACTCACCACGCGGGCCCCGCT
Above is a window of Candidatus Eisenbacteria bacterium DNA encoding:
- a CDS encoding sensor domain-containing diguanylate cyclase, producing MQPATDDLAGNELFFATLQEITSLINGGRAQETIFESVLSCALQMLHAQAVFLITVDGGRIRKFARRVSPDGQLHNLERYELPNHAGISRWVLLEGQPVHVPDVGTDPRYHPSVDSLPGLRTSAVLAAPLKVRDAVLGVLVAVNRVQSTPFDMRHLRVLSLLANQTAIAIENGKLYRRAEQLAVTDDLTQVYNYRFLKMALRREVKRAARFSQRFSVLMIDVDNLKRYNDQNGHLRGSEVLRQVAQILVREARSIDLVAKYGGDEFVVILPQTLRDGAHVLAERVKQSVESTAFPLVLPGVITVSLGVATYPENGFTAGELLEAADLGLYSAKQAGKNQVAAAPEIPAGTARAKMEGSNSPEEGDGESF